In the Dama dama isolate Ldn47 chromosome 13, ASM3311817v1, whole genome shotgun sequence genome, one interval contains:
- the CHRNA5 gene encoding neuronal acetylcholine receptor subunit alpha-5 isoform X2 — MTTNVWLKQEWIDVKLRWNPDDYGGIKLIRVPSNSLWIPDIVLFDNADGRFEGASTKAVVRHDGTVTWAPPANYKSSCTIDVTFFPFDLQNCSMKFGSWTYDGSQVDIILEDQDVDKRDFFDNGEWEIVSATGSKGNRTDSGCWYPYITYSFVIKRLPLFYTLFLIIPCIGLSFLTVLVFYLPSNEGEKICLCTSVLVSLTVFLLVIEEIIPSSSKVIPLIGEYLVFTMIFVTLSIMVTVFAINIHHRSSSTHNAMAPWVRKIFLHKLPKLLCMRSHVDRYFSQKEEARSSRGPKSSRNTLEAALDSIRYITRHVMKENDVREVVEDWKFIAQVLDRMFLWTFLLVSVVGSLGLFVPVIYKWANIIVPIHIGNENK, encoded by the exons ATGACAACCAATGTCTGGTTGAAACAG gaaTGGATAGATGTGAAATTAAGATGGAACCCTGATGACTACGGTGGAATAAAACTTATACGTGTCCCTTCAAACTCTCTCTGGATTCCAGATATCGTTTTGTTTGATAA TGCAGATGGACGTTTTGAAGGGGCCAGTACCAAAGCCGTCGTCAGGCACGACGGCACGGTGACCTGGGCTCCACCGGCAAACTACAAAAGTTCATGTACCATCGACGTCACATTTTTCCCGTTTGATCTCCAAAACTGTTCCATGAAATTTGGTTCTTGGACTTATGACGGATCACAGGTTGATATAATTTTGGAGGACCAAGATGTAGACAAGAGAGATTTTTTTGATAATGGAGAATGGGAAATTGTGAGCGCGACAGGGAGCAAAGGGAACAGAACCGACAGCGGCTGCTGGTATCCTTACATCACTTACTCATTTGTAATTAAGCGTCTGCCTCTCTTCTATACCTTGTTCCTCATTATACCCTGCATTGGGCTCTCGTTTTTAACTGTACTTGTCTTCTATCTTCCTTCAAATGAAGGTGAAAAGATTTGTCTCTGTACTTCAGTACTTGTGTCTCTGACTGTCTTCCTTCTTGTTATTGAAGAGATCATACCCTCATCTTCCAAAGTCATACCTCTGATTGGAGAGTACCTGGTGTTTACCATGATTTTTGTGACACTGTCCATCATGGTCACTGTCTTTGCTATCAACATTCATCACCGTTCTTCCTCAACGCACAATGCTATGGCTCCGTGGGTCCGCAAGATATTTCTTCACAAGCTACCAAAACTGCTTTGCATGAGAAGTCACGTAGATAGGTACTTCAGTCAGAAGGAGGAAGCTCGGAGCAGCCGTGGACCCAAATCTTCTAGAAACACGCTGGAAGCTGCACTGGATTCCATTCGCTATATCACAAGACACGTCATGAAGGAGAACGATGTCCGTGAG GTTGTTGAAGATTGGAAATTCATAGCCCAGGTTCTTGATCGGATGTTTCTGTGGACTTTTCTTCTGGTTTCAGTTGTTGGATCTCTTGGGCTTTTTGTTCCTGTTATCTATAAATGGGCAAATATAATAGTACCAAttcatattggaaatgaaaataagtGA
- the CHRNA5 gene encoding neuronal acetylcholine receptor subunit alpha-5 isoform X1 codes for MAARGWGRWVLGLGPLMLHFFLPFQLAAGRWDPEGAGGGVRRGLAEPSVVAKHEDNLFKDLFQDYERWVRPVEHLNDRIKIKFGLAISQLVDVDEKNQLMTTNVWLKQEWIDVKLRWNPDDYGGIKLIRVPSNSLWIPDIVLFDNADGRFEGASTKAVVRHDGTVTWAPPANYKSSCTIDVTFFPFDLQNCSMKFGSWTYDGSQVDIILEDQDVDKRDFFDNGEWEIVSATGSKGNRTDSGCWYPYITYSFVIKRLPLFYTLFLIIPCIGLSFLTVLVFYLPSNEGEKICLCTSVLVSLTVFLLVIEEIIPSSSKVIPLIGEYLVFTMIFVTLSIMVTVFAINIHHRSSSTHNAMAPWVRKIFLHKLPKLLCMRSHVDRYFSQKEEARSSRGPKSSRNTLEAALDSIRYITRHVMKENDVREVVEDWKFIAQVLDRMFLWTFLLVSVVGSLGLFVPVIYKWANIIVPIHIGNENK; via the exons ATGGCTGCGCGGGGGTGGGGGCGCTGGGTCCTCGGCCTCGGGCCCCTCATGCTCCACTTCTTCCTCCCTTTCCAGCTGGCCGCAGGGCGCTGGGATCCGGAGGGCGCGGGGGGCGGCGTGCGCCGAG GGTTAGCTGAACCATCCGTTGTTGCCAAACACGAAGATAATTTGTTTAAGGATTTATTTCAAGACTACGAAAGATGGGTTCGTCCTGTGGAACACCTGAAtgacagaataaaaataaagtttggcCTTGCAATATCTCAATTAGTGGATGTG gatGAGAAAAATCAGTTAATGACAACCAATGTCTGGTTGAAACAG gaaTGGATAGATGTGAAATTAAGATGGAACCCTGATGACTACGGTGGAATAAAACTTATACGTGTCCCTTCAAACTCTCTCTGGATTCCAGATATCGTTTTGTTTGATAA TGCAGATGGACGTTTTGAAGGGGCCAGTACCAAAGCCGTCGTCAGGCACGACGGCACGGTGACCTGGGCTCCACCGGCAAACTACAAAAGTTCATGTACCATCGACGTCACATTTTTCCCGTTTGATCTCCAAAACTGTTCCATGAAATTTGGTTCTTGGACTTATGACGGATCACAGGTTGATATAATTTTGGAGGACCAAGATGTAGACAAGAGAGATTTTTTTGATAATGGAGAATGGGAAATTGTGAGCGCGACAGGGAGCAAAGGGAACAGAACCGACAGCGGCTGCTGGTATCCTTACATCACTTACTCATTTGTAATTAAGCGTCTGCCTCTCTTCTATACCTTGTTCCTCATTATACCCTGCATTGGGCTCTCGTTTTTAACTGTACTTGTCTTCTATCTTCCTTCAAATGAAGGTGAAAAGATTTGTCTCTGTACTTCAGTACTTGTGTCTCTGACTGTCTTCCTTCTTGTTATTGAAGAGATCATACCCTCATCTTCCAAAGTCATACCTCTGATTGGAGAGTACCTGGTGTTTACCATGATTTTTGTGACACTGTCCATCATGGTCACTGTCTTTGCTATCAACATTCATCACCGTTCTTCCTCAACGCACAATGCTATGGCTCCGTGGGTCCGCAAGATATTTCTTCACAAGCTACCAAAACTGCTTTGCATGAGAAGTCACGTAGATAGGTACTTCAGTCAGAAGGAGGAAGCTCGGAGCAGCCGTGGACCCAAATCTTCTAGAAACACGCTGGAAGCTGCACTGGATTCCATTCGCTATATCACAAGACACGTCATGAAGGAGAACGATGTCCGTGAG GTTGTTGAAGATTGGAAATTCATAGCCCAGGTTCTTGATCGGATGTTTCTGTGGACTTTTCTTCTGGTTTCAGTTGTTGGATCTCTTGGGCTTTTTGTTCCTGTTATCTATAAATGGGCAAATATAATAGTACCAAttcatattggaaatgaaaataagtGA